A window from Mauremys reevesii isolate NIE-2019 linkage group 9, ASM1616193v1, whole genome shotgun sequence encodes these proteins:
- the SPSB4 gene encoding SPRY domain-containing SOCS box protein 4 isoform X2: MGQKISGSIKSVDVREPPYRPVKRELRGPDFCKPARLDMLLDMPPSQLEVQYKHAWNNEDRSLNIFVKEDDKLTFHRHPVAQSTDCIRGKVGYTRGLHVWQIHWPTRQRGTHAVVGVSTAEAPLHSVGYTSLVGSNSESWGWDLGRNKLYHNCKNQPGVTYPVFLEPDESFVLPDSLLVVLDMDEGTLSFIVDGQYLGVAFRGLKGKKLYPVVSAVWGHCEITMRYINGLDRN, translated from the coding sequence ATGGGCCAGAAAATCTCAGGGAGTATAAAGTCTGTGGATGTGAGGGAGCCCCCTTATAGACCTGTTAAACGAGAGCTGAGGGGACCAGATTTTTGCAAGCCTGCTCGACTGGACATGCTGCTGGATATGCCCCCTTCCCAACTGGAGGTCCAGTATAAACATGCTTGGAACAATGAAGATCGatctttaaatatatttgtaaagGAAGATGACAAACTAACTTTTCATAGGCACCCAGTTGCCCAAAGCACAGATTGCATTCGGGGCAAAGTTGGCTACACAAGAGGCCTACATGTCTGGCAAATTCATTGGCCCACCAGGCAACGAGGAACACATGCTGTGGTGGGTGTATCAACAGCAGAAGCTCCATTACATTCTGTAGGATATACATCATTGGTTGGTAGCAATAGTGAATCATGGGGCTGGGATCTGGGACGTAACAAACTTTATCACAATTGTAAAAACCAACCTGGGGTGACGTATCCTGTTTTTTTGGAACCAGATGAGTCTTTTGTACTCCCAGACTCCTTATTGGTAGTTTTGGATATGGATGAAGGAACGCTTAGTTTCATTGTAGATGGACAGTATCTTGGAGTGGCCTTCCGAGGACTGAAAGGGAAAAAACTTTACCCTGTAGTCAGTGCAGTTTGGGGGCACTGTGAAATTACAATGAGATACATCAATGGACTTGATC